In Jatrophihabitans endophyticus, one DNA window encodes the following:
- the rho gene encoding transcription termination factor Rho, producing the protein MTDTQQQTLPGADESNSSASDAAAGRSGASRPAAKRGSLSSMLLPELQQLAGSLGLSTTKKKKSDLVAAIQAARSGATDGGSGGSTGSGSSGSSGSSGGGSSTGGAAPESSTAPESDASSASSAAAAPTRSRRRATAPAQAPVAADSSAPAAPPANAATAPGADAPASSSAQPGSEPADRHDRSADGRPQDGGGERRRTRQRGEAEPAAAADAVSEAGAGASRADNDRHDSDRHDGDPRKRDQGRDQNRVRDDQQPRDNQQPRDNQQPRDNQQPRDNQQPRDNQQRGQQGRQQAGHDGQGGGNRGDNRTENRGENRNDNRGENRTDTRTDNRDDDDGDGSRRRGRRYRDRRGRNRDRQGGTGGEAEPTITDDDVLVPVAGIVDAVEEKNTWFVRVGGYFATPEDVFVSTSLVRKHGLRRGDAVTGAVRQPRDGERKEKYNPLVRVDSVNGTQSDAVRNRVEFTKLTPLYPQERLRLETDPHILTTRVIDLVMPIGKGQRALIVSPPKAGKTMVLQSIANAITTNNPEVHLMVVLIDERPEEVTDMQRSVKGEVIASTFDRRPHDHTMVAELSIERAKRLVEMGHDVVVLLDSITRLGRAYNLAAPASGRILSGGVDSTALYQPKRFLGAARNIENGGSLTIIATALVDTGSAGDNVFFEEYKGTGNAELKLDRKIADKRIFPAVDVDQSSTRKEEILLSPDELAVTIKLRRVLHALESQQAIELLLDRLRKTRTNIEFLMNIAKTTPGQE; encoded by the coding sequence GTGACCGACACCCAGCAGCAGACCCTGCCCGGCGCCGACGAGTCGAACTCGTCCGCGTCGGACGCGGCTGCCGGCCGGTCGGGCGCGTCGCGCCCGGCGGCCAAGCGAGGCTCGCTGTCGTCGATGCTGCTGCCCGAACTGCAGCAGCTGGCCGGCAGCCTCGGCCTCAGCACGACCAAGAAGAAGAAGAGCGACCTCGTCGCCGCGATCCAGGCGGCCCGTAGCGGCGCCACGGACGGCGGTTCCGGTGGCTCGACCGGCTCCGGCTCCAGCGGCTCCAGCGGCTCCAGCGGCGGCGGCAGCTCGACCGGGGGCGCCGCTCCCGAGTCGAGCACGGCGCCCGAGTCGGACGCCTCGAGCGCCTCGAGCGCCGCGGCCGCGCCGACTCGCAGTCGCCGCCGCGCCACCGCGCCGGCCCAGGCCCCGGTCGCGGCCGACAGCAGCGCTCCGGCCGCACCGCCCGCGAACGCCGCCACGGCTCCCGGCGCCGACGCGCCGGCGTCGTCGAGCGCGCAGCCCGGCAGCGAGCCGGCCGACCGGCACGACCGGTCCGCCGACGGCCGCCCCCAGGACGGGGGCGGCGAGCGCCGGCGCACCCGGCAGCGGGGCGAGGCCGAGCCCGCCGCGGCGGCCGACGCCGTGTCCGAGGCAGGGGCCGGTGCTTCCCGCGCCGACAACGACCGGCACGACAGTGACCGGCACGACGGCGACCCGCGCAAGCGAGACCAGGGTCGTGACCAGAACCGCGTCCGCGACGATCAGCAGCCGCGCGACAACCAGCAGCCGCGCGACAACCAGCAGCCGCGCGACAATCAGCAGCCGCGCGACAACCAGCAGCCGCGCGACAACCAGCAGCGTGGCCAGCAGGGCAGGCAGCAGGCCGGCCACGACGGGCAGGGCGGCGGGAACCGCGGCGACAACCGCACCGAGAACCGCGGCGAGAACCGGAACGACAACCGCGGCGAGAACCGCACCGACACCCGCACCGACAACCGCGACGACGACGACGGCGACGGGAGTCGTCGCCGCGGGCGGCGTTACCGCGACCGCCGTGGCCGCAACCGCGACCGGCAGGGCGGCACCGGCGGCGAGGCCGAGCCGACGATCACCGACGACGACGTCCTCGTACCGGTCGCGGGCATCGTGGACGCCGTCGAGGAGAAGAACACCTGGTTCGTCCGCGTCGGCGGCTACTTCGCCACGCCCGAGGACGTCTTCGTCTCCACCTCGCTCGTGCGCAAGCACGGTCTGCGGCGCGGCGACGCCGTCACCGGTGCCGTCCGGCAGCCCCGCGACGGTGAGCGCAAGGAGAAGTACAACCCGCTGGTGCGGGTCGACTCCGTCAACGGAACCCAGTCCGACGCGGTGCGCAACCGCGTCGAGTTCACCAAGCTGACCCCGCTCTACCCGCAGGAGCGACTGCGGCTCGAGACCGATCCGCACATCCTCACCACCCGCGTCATCGACCTCGTCATGCCGATCGGCAAGGGGCAGCGGGCGCTGATCGTCTCGCCGCCCAAGGCGGGCAAGACGATGGTGCTGCAGTCCATCGCCAACGCGATCACCACCAACAACCCCGAGGTCCACCTCATGGTGGTGCTCATCGACGAGCGGCCCGAAGAGGTCACCGACATGCAGCGCTCGGTGAAGGGCGAGGTCATCGCCTCGACCTTCGACCGGCGTCCGCACGACCACACCATGGTGGCCGAGCTCTCGATCGAGCGCGCGAAGCGGCTCGTCGAGATGGGTCACGACGTCGTCGTCCTGCTCGACTCGATCACCCGGCTGGGCCGCGCCTACAACCTGGCCGCGCCGGCGAGCGGACGCATCCTGTCCGGCGGCGTCGACTCGACCGCGCTGTACCAGCCCAAGCGCTTCCTGGGCGCCGCGCGCAACATCGAGAACGGCGGCTCGCTGACCATCATCGCCACCGCGCTCGTCGACACCGGTTCCGCCGGCGACAACGTCTTCTTCGAGGAGTACAAGGGCACCGGCAACGCCGAACTCAAGCTCGACCGCAAGATCGCCGACAAGCGCATCTTCCCGGCCGTCGACGTCGACCAGTCCTCCACCCGCAAGGAGGAGATCCTGCTCTCGCCCGACGAGCTGGCGGTCACGATCAAGCTGCGTCGGGTGCTGCACGCGCTCGAGTCGCAGCAGGCCATCGAGCTGCTGCTCGACCGGCTGCGCAAGACGCGGACCAACATCGAGTTCCTCATGAACATCGCCAAGACCACCCCCGGCCAGGAGTGA
- the thrB gene encoding homoserine kinase, protein MTVSADAPVRVRVPATSANLGPGFDALGLALALHDEVTARVTEGGLDIQVDGEGGEQVARDETHLVLRAMRAAFAELGETPPGLALQCRNRIPHGRGLGSSAAAIVAGILLARGLVRDGRLRLDDAAVLALASEFEGHPDNVAPCLLGGLTIAWTVDGAARAVRRDLDPAVVPVVLVPPFTASTERARGLLPPTVPHADAAFTAGRAALLVAALTGTPQALFDATADRLHQAYREPAMPEALRLVADLRVLGHPAVVSGAGPTVLVLARGEVEAERVRGAAPIGWAVSAPAVDVAGARILDPPR, encoded by the coding sequence GTGACGGTGTCCGCCGACGCTCCCGTCCGCGTTCGTGTCCCGGCCACGAGCGCCAACCTCGGCCCCGGTTTCGACGCGCTCGGGCTCGCGCTGGCGCTGCACGACGAGGTCACCGCGCGCGTCACCGAGGGCGGACTGGACATCCAGGTCGACGGCGAGGGCGGCGAGCAGGTCGCCCGCGACGAGACGCACCTCGTGCTGCGGGCCATGCGGGCGGCGTTCGCCGAGCTGGGCGAGACGCCGCCGGGGCTCGCGCTGCAGTGTCGCAACCGGATCCCGCACGGGCGGGGGCTCGGCTCGTCGGCCGCGGCGATCGTCGCCGGGATCCTGCTCGCCCGGGGTCTGGTCCGCGACGGCCGGCTGCGGCTGGACGACGCCGCCGTGCTCGCGCTGGCCAGCGAGTTCGAGGGCCATCCCGACAACGTCGCCCCCTGCCTGCTGGGCGGCCTCACCATCGCCTGGACCGTCGACGGGGCGGCGCGCGCGGTCCGGCGCGACCTTGACCCGGCCGTGGTGCCGGTCGTGCTCGTCCCCCCGTTCACCGCCTCCACCGAACGGGCGCGGGGGCTGCTGCCCCCGACGGTGCCGCATGCCGACGCCGCGTTCACGGCCGGCCGTGCCGCGCTGCTGGTCGCCGCGCTGACCGGGACGCCGCAGGCCCTCTTCGACGCCACGGCGGACCGGCTGCACCAGGCGTACCGCGAGCCCGCCATGCCCGAGGCGCTCCGGCTCGTCGCCGATCTGCGGGTGCTCGGCCACCCCGCCGTCGTCTCCGGGGCCGGACCGACCGTCCTGGTCCTGGCTCGAGGTGAGGTCGAGGCCGAGCGTGTTCGCGGCGCCGCGCCCATCGGCTGGGCCGTGAGCGCGCCGGCGGTGGACGTCGCCGGCGCCCGGATCCTCGACCCGCCCCGGTAG
- the thrC gene encoding threonine synthase: protein MTLTQWPGLIEAYRDRLPVSATTPVVTLFEGNTPLVPARALSEQTGCEVYLKVEGANPTGSFKDRGMTMAISKAAEEGAQAVICASTGNTSASAAAYAVRAGMTCAVLVPSGKIALGKLAQALVHGAKLLQVDGNFDDCLELAQKLAVDYPVSLVNSVNAYRIQGQKTASFEICDVLGGAPDVHCIPVGNAGNITAYWLGYREYADTGVVDAAPRMFGFQAAGAAPIVMGAPVARPTTIATAIRIGNPASWSRAEAARDESGGLIDAVTDKQILEAYRLIARSEAVFVEPASAASVAGLLMTVADGRLPRGSRVVCTVTGNGLKDPDWAISGAPKPITVPVDGHAAAVSLGLA, encoded by the coding sequence GTGACGCTCACGCAGTGGCCCGGTCTCATCGAGGCCTACCGCGACCGGCTGCCGGTCTCGGCGACGACGCCGGTCGTCACGCTCTTCGAGGGCAACACTCCGCTCGTCCCGGCGCGGGCGCTGTCCGAGCAGACCGGGTGCGAGGTGTACCTCAAGGTCGAGGGTGCGAATCCGACCGGCTCCTTCAAGGACCGCGGCATGACGATGGCGATCTCCAAGGCGGCCGAGGAGGGCGCCCAGGCGGTCATCTGCGCGTCCACCGGCAACACGTCGGCCAGTGCCGCCGCGTACGCCGTCCGGGCCGGCATGACGTGTGCCGTGCTCGTCCCGTCGGGCAAGATCGCCCTCGGCAAGCTGGCGCAGGCGCTCGTGCACGGCGCCAAGCTGCTGCAGGTCGACGGCAACTTCGACGACTGCCTCGAGCTCGCGCAGAAGCTCGCCGTCGACTACCCGGTCTCGCTCGTCAACTCCGTCAACGCCTACCGCATCCAGGGGCAGAAGACGGCGTCGTTCGAGATCTGCGACGTGCTCGGCGGCGCACCCGACGTCCACTGCATCCCGGTGGGCAACGCCGGCAACATCACGGCGTACTGGCTCGGGTACCGCGAGTACGCCGACACCGGCGTGGTCGATGCCGCGCCGCGGATGTTCGGGTTCCAGGCCGCGGGCGCCGCGCCGATCGTCATGGGCGCGCCGGTCGCGCGGCCGACCACGATCGCCACCGCGATCCGCATCGGCAACCCGGCGTCGTGGTCGCGGGCCGAGGCGGCGCGCGACGAGTCCGGTGGGCTGATCGACGCCGTCACCGACAAGCAGATCCTCGAGGCGTACCGGCTGATCGCCCGCAGCGAGGCGGTCTTCGTCGAACCGGCGTCGGCCGCCAGCGTCGCCGGGCTGCTCATGACCGTCGCCGACGGCCGGCTGCCGCGCGGCTCGCGGGTGGTGTGCACGGTCACGGGCAACGGCCTGAAGGATCCCGACTGGGCCATCTCCGGGGCTCCCAAGCCGATTACGGTGCCGGTCGACGGTCACGCGGCCGCGGTGTCGCTCGGCCTCGCGTGA
- a CDS encoding homoserine dehydrogenase, with amino-acid sequence MTTTDGVLKVALLGCGVVGSEVVRLLAEQADELAQRVGARLELAGVAVRRPARHPEVPAELLTTDAEALVRRDDVDVVVEVVGGIEPVRSLLLAALESGKSVVSANKALLADDGATLHDAATRNGVDLYYEAAVAGAIPLLRPLRESLAGDRITRVMGIVNGTTNFILSRMDATGAGFDEALAEATSLGYAEADPTADVDGYDAAAKAAILAGLAFHTRVTMSDVHREGIGEVTAADVASAQAMDCTVKLLAICERTTVADGTESVSVRAHPAMIPRRHPLAGVGDAFNAVFVEAEAAGSLMFYGRGAGGAPTASAVLGDLVAVARNRVSGSRGAGESAYAALPIRSMGEVTTRYHVALDVADQPGVLAGVANAFAEEGVSIQTVRQEGRGDAATLVLVTHAATDAALGRTVEKLAAMSLVGRAASVMRVEGMTGE; translated from the coding sequence ATGACGACGACGGACGGCGTGCTCAAGGTCGCGCTGCTCGGGTGCGGCGTCGTCGGGTCCGAGGTCGTCCGGCTGCTGGCCGAGCAGGCCGACGAGCTGGCCCAGCGCGTCGGCGCGCGGCTGGAGCTCGCCGGGGTCGCCGTGCGTCGGCCGGCCCGCCATCCCGAGGTCCCCGCCGAGCTGCTCACCACCGACGCCGAGGCCCTCGTGCGTCGCGACGACGTCGACGTCGTGGTCGAGGTCGTCGGCGGCATCGAGCCGGTCCGCAGCCTGCTGCTCGCCGCGCTGGAGTCGGGCAAGAGCGTGGTCAGTGCCAACAAGGCGCTGCTCGCCGACGACGGCGCGACGCTGCACGACGCGGCCACCCGCAACGGCGTCGACCTGTACTACGAGGCCGCGGTGGCCGGCGCGATCCCGCTGCTGCGCCCGCTGCGCGAGTCGCTCGCCGGCGACCGCATCACCCGGGTGATGGGCATCGTGAACGGCACCACGAACTTCATCCTGTCGCGGATGGACGCCACCGGCGCCGGTTTCGACGAGGCCCTCGCCGAGGCCACCTCGCTGGGGTACGCCGAGGCCGACCCCACCGCCGACGTCGACGGGTACGACGCCGCGGCCAAGGCGGCGATCCTCGCAGGGCTCGCGTTCCACACCCGCGTCACGATGTCCGACGTCCACCGCGAGGGCATCGGCGAGGTCACCGCCGCCGACGTCGCCAGCGCGCAGGCGATGGACTGCACGGTGAAGCTGCTCGCCATCTGCGAGCGCACCACCGTCGCGGACGGCACCGAGTCGGTGTCGGTGCGCGCGCACCCGGCGATGATCCCACGCAGGCACCCGCTCGCCGGCGTCGGCGACGCGTTCAACGCGGTCTTCGTCGAGGCCGAGGCCGCCGGCTCGTTGATGTTCTACGGCCGCGGCGCCGGTGGGGCGCCGACGGCGAGCGCGGTGCTCGGCGACCTCGTCGCGGTGGCGCGCAATCGCGTCAGCGGCAGCCGCGGCGCCGGCGAGAGCGCCTACGCCGCGCTGCCCATCCGGTCCATGGGCGAGGTCACGACGCGCTACCACGTGGCACTCGACGTCGCCGACCAGCCCGGTGTGCTCGCCGGGGTCGCGAACGCGTTCGCCGAGGAGGGCGTGAGCATCCAGACCGTCCGTCAGGAGGGACGGGGCGACGCCGCGACCCTGGTGCTCGTGACGCACGCCGCCACCGACGCCGCGCTCGGTCGCACCGTCGAGAAGCTGGCCGCGATGTCGCTCGTCGGCCGCGCCGCCAGCGTCATGCGGGTCGAAGGAATGACAGGGGAGTGA
- the lysA gene encoding diaminopimelate decarboxylase produces MSRNAHPAGPRHGDVLPDAPHGSQPGDVNALDPAIWPESATRVGGELHLGGAPVSALVLEHGTPALFLDEADVRARARSYTQAFPGIDVYYAGKAFLCTAVARWVDEEGLGLDVCTGGELAVALAAGFPAERIALHGNNKSSAELGRAVEAGVGHVIVDSFDEIHRLIAIAATAGVTQRVLVRVTVGVEAHTHEFIATAHEDQKFGFSLRDGSAARAVAAVIASDVLHFGGLHSHIGSQIFETAGFEVAAHRVISFAATIRDVHGVQVEEINLGGGLGIAYVPGDDPETPKQTLERLSGIVEIECASVGLRLPTLSVEPGRAIIGPSGVTVYEVGTVKDVTLDGGQRRRYVSVDGGMSDNIRTALYDAHYTCVLANRASAAPPALTRVVGKHCESGDVVVRDAWLPGDVRPGDLVAVAATGAYCRSMASNYNHVPRPPVVGVDQGRSQVLVRRETEDDLLRLDTGVAR; encoded by the coding sequence ATGAGCAGGAACGCGCACCCTGCCGGTCCCCGGCACGGCGACGTGCTGCCCGACGCGCCGCACGGCTCGCAGCCCGGTGACGTCAACGCGCTCGACCCGGCGATCTGGCCGGAGTCGGCGACCCGCGTCGGCGGCGAGCTGCACCTCGGCGGCGCACCGGTGAGCGCGCTCGTGCTCGAGCACGGCACGCCGGCGCTCTTCCTCGACGAGGCCGACGTGCGTGCCCGCGCCCGCTCGTACACGCAGGCCTTCCCGGGCATCGACGTCTACTACGCGGGCAAGGCCTTCCTGTGCACGGCGGTGGCGCGCTGGGTCGACGAGGAGGGCCTCGGCCTCGACGTCTGTACCGGCGGCGAGCTTGCCGTCGCCCTGGCCGCGGGCTTCCCGGCCGAGCGCATCGCCCTGCACGGCAACAACAAGTCGAGCGCCGAGCTGGGTCGAGCCGTCGAGGCCGGAGTCGGCCACGTCATCGTCGACTCCTTCGACGAGATCCACCGGCTGATCGCGATCGCGGCCACGGCAGGCGTGACGCAGCGGGTGCTCGTCCGCGTCACCGTCGGCGTCGAGGCGCACACGCACGAGTTCATCGCCACCGCCCACGAGGATCAGAAGTTCGGCTTCTCGCTGCGCGACGGCTCCGCCGCGCGGGCGGTCGCCGCGGTCATCGCCTCCGACGTGCTCCACTTCGGTGGGCTGCACTCCCACATCGGCTCGCAGATCTTCGAGACGGCCGGTTTCGAGGTCGCGGCGCACCGCGTCATCAGCTTCGCCGCCACCATCCGCGACGTGCACGGCGTCCAGGTGGAGGAGATCAACCTCGGCGGCGGCCTGGGCATCGCCTACGTCCCCGGCGACGACCCGGAGACCCCGAAGCAGACCCTGGAACGGCTCAGCGGCATCGTCGAGATCGAGTGCGCGTCGGTCGGGCTGCGGCTGCCGACGCTGTCGGTCGAGCCCGGGCGGGCGATCATCGGGCCCAGCGGCGTCACCGTGTACGAGGTGGGCACGGTCAAGGACGTGACGCTCGACGGCGGTCAGCGCCGCCGCTACGTCTCGGTCGACGGCGGGATGAGCGACAACATCCGTACCGCCCTCTACGACGCGCACTACACCTGCGTGCTCGCCAACCGCGCGTCGGCCGCGCCGCCGGCGCTGACCCGGGTCGTCGGCAAGCACTGCGAGAGCGGTGACGTCGTCGTCCGCGACGCCTGGCTGCCCGGCGACGTGCGACCCGGCGACCTCGTGGCGGTGGCCGCCACGGGCGCGTACTGCCGCAGCATGGCCAGCAACTACAACCACGTGCCGCGGCCCCCGGTCGTCGGCGTCGACCAGGGCCGTTCGCAGGTCCTGGTGCGCCGGGAGACCGAGGACGACCTGCTGCGGCTCGACACCGGGGTGGCGCGATGA
- the argS gene encoding arginine--tRNA ligase produces MTPADLAAAVRAAVTAAVEAGELAGTVPDEVVIERPKNPEHGDYATNVALRLAKPAGRPPREVADVLAARLRDVEGIAKVDVAGPGFLNLTLAADALGELARQIVGAGAGYGASTEFAGQHLNLEFVSANPTGPIHIGAVRWAAVGDALARVLQAAGASVAREYYFNDAGSQIERFARTLREVANGRPVPEDGYAGAYIDEIAADVAAANPGVLDLPPDEQTEVFRRDGVERMFAEIKSSLAGFGVDFDVYFNERDLHARGGLQLAVDRLREQGNVYEQDGATWLRTTDHGDDKDRVLVRSDGEWTYFAGDVAYYLDKRDRGFDKVVIMLGADHHGYIGRLRAMATCFGDDPDQTLEILIGQLVNLVKDGQPLKMSKRAGTTIVLADLVDAVGPDAARYALVRYSVDQSIDLDLDAWAKRTNDNPVYYVQYAHARTRNVARNAASYGIGLDVFEPDTLDHAADAALLTALGEFPRAVTKAAELRAPHRVAHYLENLAGVYHRWYDTDECRVTPKGDAEITPGNRTRAWLNEAAATVLANGLGLLGVGAPERM; encoded by the coding sequence GTGACCCCAGCCGACCTCGCCGCGGCCGTGCGCGCCGCGGTGACCGCCGCCGTGGAGGCGGGCGAACTCGCCGGCACCGTCCCCGACGAGGTCGTGATCGAGCGTCCGAAGAACCCCGAGCACGGCGACTACGCCACCAACGTGGCCCTGCGCCTCGCCAAGCCGGCCGGCCGGCCGCCGCGCGAGGTCGCCGACGTACTGGCCGCCCGGCTGCGCGACGTGGAGGGCATCGCGAAGGTCGACGTCGCGGGTCCTGGCTTCCTCAACCTCACGCTGGCCGCCGACGCGCTCGGCGAGCTCGCCCGGCAGATCGTGGGCGCCGGTGCCGGGTACGGCGCGAGCACCGAATTCGCGGGACAGCACCTCAACCTCGAGTTCGTCTCGGCGAACCCCACCGGGCCGATCCACATCGGCGCCGTCCGGTGGGCCGCGGTGGGCGACGCGCTCGCGCGGGTGCTGCAGGCCGCCGGCGCCAGCGTGGCGCGGGAGTACTACTTCAACGACGCCGGCAGCCAGATCGAGCGATTCGCCCGCACGCTGCGGGAGGTGGCGAACGGTCGGCCCGTCCCCGAGGACGGCTACGCGGGGGCGTACATCGACGAGATCGCCGCCGACGTCGCCGCCGCGAACCCCGGCGTGCTCGACCTGCCGCCGGACGAGCAGACCGAGGTGTTCCGCCGCGACGGCGTCGAGCGCATGTTCGCGGAGATCAAGTCGTCGCTGGCCGGCTTCGGCGTCGACTTCGACGTCTACTTCAACGAGCGTGACCTGCACGCCCGCGGCGGTCTGCAGCTCGCGGTGGACCGGCTGCGCGAACAGGGCAACGTCTACGAGCAGGACGGCGCCACCTGGCTGCGCACGACCGACCACGGCGACGACAAGGACCGCGTCCTCGTCCGCAGCGACGGCGAGTGGACGTACTTCGCCGGTGACGTCGCCTACTACCTGGACAAGCGGGACCGCGGCTTCGACAAGGTCGTGATCATGCTCGGCGCCGATCACCACGGCTACATCGGTCGGCTGCGGGCGATGGCCACCTGCTTCGGCGACGACCCGGACCAGACGCTCGAGATCCTCATCGGCCAGCTCGTCAACCTGGTCAAGGACGGGCAGCCGCTGAAGATGAGCAAGCGGGCCGGGACGACGATCGTGCTCGCCGACCTGGTCGACGCGGTCGGGCCCGACGCGGCCCGTTACGCCCTGGTGCGCTACTCGGTCGACCAGTCGATCGACCTCGACCTCGACGCCTGGGCCAAGCGCACCAACGACAACCCCGTCTACTACGTGCAGTACGCGCACGCCCGCACCCGCAACGTCGCGCGGAACGCCGCGTCGTACGGGATCGGCCTGGACGTGTTCGAGCCCGACACGCTCGACCACGCCGCGGACGCCGCGTTGCTGACGGCGCTGGGCGAGTTCCCGCGCGCGGTCACCAAGGCCGCCGAGCTGCGCGCCCCGCACCGGGTCGCGCACTATCTCGAGAACCTCGCCGGCGTGTACCACCGCTGGTACGACACCGACGAGTGTCGGGTGACGCCGAAGGGCGACGCCGAGATCACCCCCGGCAACCGCACCCGCGCCTGGCTCAACGAGGCGGCGGCGACCGTGCTCGCCAACGGGCTGGGGCTGCTCGGGGTCGGCGCCCCGGAGCGGATGTGA
- a CDS encoding DUF3105 domain-containing protein encodes MAQRKSTPSGKSGRGSGASRPGGKPGTKPAGKTAGRSSSATRTTAPVGRPPARKKPKSIVNQKQTPWGLIATTAAVVVFAAAVIIVVIATRPSDSGSGDTDTASKGGQTVKSSDPYRRAELPAAAAIKGVVYRVQAEHTHTDGTVKYDTTPPTGGKHNQYWADCSGTVYSKAIANENAVHMLEHGAIWVTYNADKVKGAQLTKLKSYVSGVDRIAMSPYPGLDSAISLQAWGYQLKVSSASDPRIAKFISVLKNNKSTTPEYGVSCSNPDFKEKPSTFGHPTDPLS; translated from the coding sequence ATGGCCCAGCGCAAGTCCACCCCCTCGGGCAAGTCCGGACGCGGCAGCGGGGCGTCGCGCCCCGGGGGCAAGCCGGGGACCAAGCCGGCGGGCAAGACCGCGGGGCGCTCGTCGAGCGCGACCCGCACCACGGCACCGGTCGGCCGGCCACCGGCCCGCAAGAAGCCGAAGTCGATCGTCAACCAGAAGCAGACGCCGTGGGGGCTGATCGCCACTACCGCCGCGGTCGTCGTCTTCGCCGCCGCGGTCATCATCGTCGTCATCGCCACCCGGCCGTCGGACTCCGGCTCCGGGGACACCGACACCGCGTCGAAGGGCGGCCAGACGGTCAAGTCCTCCGACCCGTACCGCCGCGCCGAGCTGCCGGCCGCCGCCGCGATCAAGGGCGTCGTGTACCGCGTCCAGGCCGAGCACACCCACACCGACGGCACCGTCAAGTACGACACCACTCCCCCGACCGGCGGCAAGCACAACCAGTACTGGGCCGACTGCTCGGGCACCGTCTACTCCAAGGCGATCGCCAACGAGAACGCCGTGCACATGCTCGAGCACGGCGCCATCTGGGTCACCTACAACGCCGACAAGGTCAAGGGTGCGCAGCTGACCAAGCTGAAGTCCTACGTCTCGGGCGTCGACCGGATCGCGATGTCGCCCTACCCGGGGCTCGACTCGGCGATCTCGCTGCAGGCGTGGGGCTACCAGCTGAAGGTCTCGAGCGCCTCGGATCCCCGCATCGCCAAGTTCATCTCCGTACTCAAGAACAACAAGAGCACCACGCCCGAGTACGGCGTCTCCTGCTCGAACCCCGACTTCAAGGAGAAGCCGAGCACGTTCGGGCACCCCACCGACCCATTGAGCTGA
- a CDS encoding DUF305 domain-containing protein has translation MSETAPAPATPTRLRTVLIVVIAIAALVIAAGGGWLLRGGDDDDNAKATGPTAVDLGFTQDMITHHVQAVTMAGVERDRTASKSLHSLAFDIETSQQFQVGEMSGWLDGWDEGRNNAHPMAWMGHEHMVMSASGLMPGMATPAQLDKLVRVRGTELDKLFLQLMIRHHQGALPMARYALAHGNSGYVRDLAQSVISSQSTEIVQMEQQLRALGGRPLPPPQS, from the coding sequence ATGAGCGAGACCGCCCCCGCCCCCGCGACGCCCACCCGGCTGCGCACCGTCCTGATCGTCGTCATCGCGATCGCCGCCCTGGTGATCGCCGCCGGCGGCGGCTGGCTGCTGCGAGGCGGCGACGACGACGACAATGCAAAGGCCACCGGGCCGACGGCGGTCGACCTCGGATTCACCCAGGACATGATCACGCACCACGTCCAGGCCGTGACCATGGCCGGCGTCGAGCGTGACCGCACCGCCAGCAAGTCGCTGCACAGCCTCGCCTTCGACATCGAGACGAGCCAGCAGTTCCAAGTGGGCGAGATGTCCGGGTGGCTGGACGGCTGGGACGAGGGCCGCAACAACGCGCACCCCATGGCGTGGATGGGTCACGAACACATGGTCATGAGCGCCAGCGGCCTCATGCCGGGCATGGCCACCCCGGCCCAGCTCGACAAGCTCGTCCGCGTCAGGGGCACCGAGCTCGACAAGCTCTTCCTGCAGCTGATGATCCGCCATCACCAGGGTGCGCTGCCGATGGCGCGCTACGCGCTGGCGCACGGCAACTCCGGTTACGTCCGCGACCTCGCGCAGTCGGTCATCAGCTCGCAGTCGACCGAGATCGTGCAGATGGAGCAGCAGCTGCGGGCGCTCGGCGGCCGGCCGCTCCCCCCGCCGCAGTCGTGA